The segment TTTCCAACAGACTCTACTAATTTTGTAAGAATACAAGCTGATCTTGATACAATGTTGATTAGTGCAGAAAAAATTGCTGCAGTACCAACTGACAGTGCTGCATATCATACTGGCATGTTAGATATCAACAGTCGTTCTGTACTTATTCAGGAAAATATTTCTGATGCCATTCCTTACATGTACGTTAGTTTTTCAAATATTATATTCAGTTCTATATGGATTGCAGCAATCTTGGGAATATTTGCTGTTCTCAATAAAAAGAAACAGAAAATGCAAGAATATGATGTATCACAAGATGTCTAAGAAATACCTAATTCATTCCTAATTTCATCAACTGCACGAATTCCAAAAATGTCTCTAACTTGAGGAATTCTTATTGATTCTTTTAGTAATTCTTTTCCCAAGTTTTCTGCCATTACATTTAGTACTTCTGAAAATCGTAATTCCCATTTATCTGCACAATCAAGTATTTTTCCTACCGCCCATTGTCTAACTTCATGTGGTAATGGAATTTTGTCATCTGTCTCAATTGAGAGTTTATCAAATAAATTAATTAGTTCAGTTGTTTGAGATGCCATTTTTTCCACATCTTTAATATCTCCATATTTTGATTCTGCTTGCATCCTGATACTTGATTGATATTCATTAAGTTTCAGAATTGCCATCACTTCTTTTGAACTGTCATCTGAAGCCTTGTTTGTGACTCCTTTTACACCTTGTATTTCCTGCATAACTTTGTCTGTTTTTCGATGAAATTCTGAGGCAATTTGGTCTGAACGGTCAATCATATTTGAAATATTTGATATTTTCTCTTCAATTTCAGATTTGAATGTCTTCATTCCATCTCCTATCAATGAAGAAATTTTTGGATTTGAAACTATTCCTCCAATCTCATTTTTGAGATTAGACATATCTTTTCCAATATCTCCTGTTCTGTTAGTAATTGATTTGATATTTTCTCTAAGCTCCTCAATTTGTGATGTGAGATTTCCTTCTGTTTTAGTTGGAACTTTATCCATCTTCTCTTTTACTTCGTCTACTCTGTTTGCAATCTTCATAATCATCTTTGAATTATTTTGAATTGATGCCTTGCTTTCTGCAATTGACTTGATTATTTCATTTGTTTTTGGACCTGTTTTCTGATTTTCATTTATTTTTGCAATTTTTTTATCAAATTCTTCTGTCTGTTTATTCAATTTTGAAATAAATTGTTCATGTACTTTTACCTGATTTAATCCTGCAAACAATCTTTGTGTATCTTCTTCAATTATGTCCATTTGTTTTGCTTGTTTTTGCATTTGAGACATTGCTAAATTTAATGATTGCATCATATCACTCATTGAGACTAAAACTTTCTGATTATCTTTGAAGATCTTAGCCATTCCTTTAATCTCTCTTGATAACGCCTTTGTTGACTCTGAAACTGTGTTTACTTTATTGAATAGTTGAGACGTATTTGGTTCTCTTTTTGGTTTGGCAGATTGTTTTTTTGATTTTTTTCTTTCTACCATGCAATCTAAAGTTACATTCCTAGTTTAAAAAGTGGGGTATAAAAAAAGAAAAACGAGGGGGATTATTTGTTGATAATCTCTGGGTCGTGTAACAACTGGTGAAATGTTTTCTCAGCCAATCCGTTTTGGCTTTCAGTAAAGCCTTTGTCACAATATTCGCATTGTATCATGTATACCGTATAGTACGGTACGATATATACCGAAGGTTCTATTAAAATAACCATTTCTGGTCAGATACCCCAGAGCTTATTTCTTCATTAATCAGACACTCTGATCATCATCCCAGATATTATAGTGAAAAATTCCTTAAAATAAAGCCGTATCCTGAAAATCGTTTTAAATTAACCAATACACTATATACATAGATGCAAAATATTTTCCTCCAGCTAGGTAGTGGAGAAAGCGAAAGTGCAATAGAAGGAGGTATCTGGACTTTACTTGATAAAATTAATCCATTACAGATGCCTCATGACAACTTTGTTACTGATTTGGCAGTGATAATGATTCTTGCAGGAATTGTTACCCTTGCATTCTTTAAGATACGACAACCACTAATCATTGGATACCTTTTTGCAGGAATGTTGATTGGACCACTATCTCCAATTTGGACATCGTTTCTTCCCGAAAGTGGATCTGGTGATCATGGTGGTACTTCGGTAGGTATACTCTCTGATATTGCTGCACTAAACGTCTTTGCAGAGATTGGTGTTATTTTACTATTGTTTGTAATAGGAATAGAATTTCCATTTGCAAAAATCCGTTCTATTGGAAAAGTAGCTATTGGTGTAGGAAGCTTGGGTCTATTTTTAACATTAATTGCTGTATTCTATGCATCAACTTTACTTGGATTAGGATTTATGGATGCATTATTCATATCTGCTGCTTTGTCTATTAGCAGTACTGCAATAATTGTAAAAGTTTTAGAAGAAGCGGGGAAAATCAAAAAAGAATCTTCCATTCTTGTATTAGGCATACTAATTGTTGAGGATGTTATAGCTGTAATCCTAATTGCATCATTAGAATCAATTGCATTGGCAGGAACTGTCTCTATTGAGGGTGCAGTTACCGTAGTAGTAGTTGCCACTATTTTGATTGTAGGTACATTTACGGTTGGTATACGTACGGTGCCAAAACTAGTAGATAAAGTTGCAAGTGCTGAGAATCGAGAAATTTTACTACTTAGTGTTTTAGGTGTATGCTTTGGCTATGCTTTGCTTGCTAATGTTGTAGGCTTATCTGTAGCAATTGGAGCATTTCTTGCAGGTGTTCTTGTCGCTGAATCAAAATCTGCAGAAGTTTCAAAAATATTATCTAGTCCAATTAAAGACATGTTTGTTGCAATCTTCTTCGTATCTGTCGGTGCGCTGATGGATGTAAGTCAATTAGAAAATTATATTTTCATAGCTCTCGCTTTGATTGCAATTGCAATGGGAATGAAGTTTGGAGGAAATATGTTGGGAAATATACTAATGCGTCAACCGCGAGGAAAATCGCTTCGTTCAGCATTTACCCTTGGTGCTCCAAGAGGTGAATTCTCTATTGTTATAATCAAAGTTGGTGTGGATGCTGGAGTTGTTAGCGCATTTTTGTTCCCTTTGATAGGTATAATTTCCATTATCACTGCATTTATCACGCCATTTTTGGTAAAAGCAAGTGACTACGTGGTTCCAAAATTAACGAGGAAATAACATGTCAAATAACGAATTAAATGAATTTTTGAAAAATTCTCATAAAGATCTGTCTGTAGAAGATTTTGAGGGAAAACAAGTTCCATGTATTGGATTTGAAGGACAAAAGTTTGATGACATGTTAAACAAGGTTGCAGGAAAACCACTTTCTGTAGATACTAATCTGAATATATTACAAGATGGTTTAGGCCATGTCTTTGTTGAAATGCTTTTGACATTTTCACATGGGGGAATAAATGAAAAAATCTTAGTTAATGCTAATGAACATCTTGAATTTTTTGAATCACTTGCAAAAAATACTATGCTTGCCATAGCATCCGTAAACCATCCTGAAAAAATTTTCATGATTCAATTACCAAAACCTGAAAAAACCTATGAAGCATTAGAAATAATAAAAAATGGATTAGCAAACGATCATTCAAAATCACAAATTGAAAATTCTTAAATCAACTAACCTATACCTTATTTTATGAAGATAGTTCAGTTATCTGATGTACATTTTGGGACCCAATTCCGAGATGATATTTTTAATCAAGTAATTGATGAAGTTAACGAGTTATCTCCTGATGCTGTAATAATTACTGGTGATTTGACCAATGAAGGTCTTAAAGAAGAATATGAGGGATGCAAGGAACTCATCTCAAAAATCAATGTTAAAAAAGTAATTGCTGTAAGTGGAAATCATGATTATAGAAATACTGGGTATCTTCATTTTAAGAAATATTTTCCATTTCAAACAATTAATGAACTAGATGATGATGTAGTGGTTGTTACTCTTGGTACTGCTAGGCCTGACCGTGATGAAGGTGAGGTTGGATATAGACAAACATTGTGGCTTGAAAGAA is part of the Candidatus Nitrosopelagicus brevis genome and harbors:
- a CDS encoding metallophosphoesterase family protein, whose product is MKIVQLSDVHFGTQFRDDIFNQVIDEVNELSPDAVIITGDLTNEGLKEEYEGCKELISKINVKKVIAVSGNHDYRNTGYLHFKKYFPFQTINELDDDVVVVTLGTARPDRDEGEVGYRQTLWLERTMKKFENKVTILAMHHHLIGIPDTGSDRLTIIDAGDVLRATLDAKVNLVLCGHKHRPWMWDFSNLLIANAGTTSSKRVRGFFENSYNIITVENKKIQVDLKVVGGKRTPLQDITNNYARFEDE
- a CDS encoding cation:proton antiporter, which translates into the protein MQNIFLQLGSGESESAIEGGIWTLLDKINPLQMPHDNFVTDLAVIMILAGIVTLAFFKIRQPLIIGYLFAGMLIGPLSPIWTSFLPESGSGDHGGTSVGILSDIAALNVFAEIGVILLLFVIGIEFPFAKIRSIGKVAIGVGSLGLFLTLIAVFYASTLLGLGFMDALFISAALSISSTAIIVKVLEEAGKIKKESSILVLGILIVEDVIAVILIASLESIALAGTVSIEGAVTVVVVATILIVGTFTVGIRTVPKLVDKVASAENREILLLSVLGVCFGYALLANVVGLSVAIGAFLAGVLVAESKSAEVSKILSSPIKDMFVAIFFVSVGALMDVSQLENYIFIALALIAIAMGMKFGGNMLGNILMRQPRGKSLRSAFTLGAPRGEFSIVIIKVGVDAGVVSAFLFPLIGIISIITAFITPFLVKASDYVVPKLTRK